The Euwallacea fornicatus isolate EFF26 chromosome 14, ASM4011564v1, whole genome shotgun sequence nucleotide sequence ATTGATATAATCAGCCACCGATTCAGAACAACTTTTAagcgaaaaaataatgatatcACAGTTTTACACCTGTGGCTACAAAGAGAAAATTTGCATGTATCTCATACcgtcaaatttgttattgtaaGCCAATGCATTTCTATGAAACAGACATTATCTACTCTCTAtcacttttgaaattttgagcgTAAATACCTTTGAAATCCCTGGAGCAAATTCCTGAAAAGACCTCATACAATACAGTGTTAAAATCGAATTGATTCATTGATATTACACCTTTGTGAGGCAAATACTTCAACAGACTAAAACAGACAGTGCTTTCCCTTATCTATTATGCCAAtgataaacttttatttttaatagatgtaaatcaaaatgcaccaaaaaatatctaaaatgcGAATTATTCACGTGTCCGGAAAAACCATCATTCCATTGTATAATCATTATTCCACTGGATAATCAACGTGTCGCAAATAATTGGCAGGACAGAATGGAAACTCGAAAGTCAGAATAACATTTAATTATCCGTTTCGCGTTAATTTCAAGAGGGGAGTTTATGCTAATACGGGCCATTCAGAAGAGCGTGAAGAAATTGGCGTCAACGCGGGGCTCAAAATTTGTTCCCTGCTCCCTTATCATTTCATTGAAAAGTCAATTCTtgattaaaatgcaaattgacCCAGAACAAAGTTAATGTGCGAATATGAAGAATAACTGTATCGCaacaaaacaaacttttactagacattatacagggcgagtcttaagtaatgggacacagagcgacgatggatttatgacataaaaataatgcaatatagctaaatttatattataccaaaagttgaaaataactgagataaaggatgccaaagttgaaaaattaaatcaaattttctttaatatctctggaacagttcgggctaatttcacgaaatttcgtatataggggtttttggagatgatcaattcaaatttatcgacgatttcggtgtatcttctagggggtgccacaatcgacaattaggagtcatttaagtcatttaaacttttttgtgccacggcgtatgtcattttatcctcataaaatttgttcccctaccttttctagttaaaaaaagttataccttattggtgtcgctaggagcaacggttttcaagaaattcaattaaataacttaaattcccattttttctacttgttgacatgtaacaacataatttttttgtattgttaaaaaagctcAAAGATGTGTAGTGCGAATTTTTCATGAGGAGAAACTGTGCCCGTACCATTTTACGCCGGTGCAATACTTATGTGAAATCGATCTTCAAGCGAGATTATTGACAACTATTTCGTAGGACCCTATGTATTACCACCTAAATTGAATGGTCCTCTGTACTTAGAGTTCCTCCAAAATGAACTAGGGAACCTTCTTGATGATGTGCCTCTGAATTTAAGGcaagtaatgttttttatgcAAGATGGCGCACCCGCACATTTTTCCCGTCCAGTAAAGGATTTCTTAAGTACACGTTTTGCCAATCGTTGTATAGGACGTGGATGTGAAATACCCTGGTCCCCACGGAGCCCCGACTTCGATCCTATGGACTTTTGTGTATGGGGTTACATGAAATCTTCCgtttaccaaaatacaataaatacacttgaaaaattattaaacaaaattcaaaatgcagccACATTATTTCGGAATGAacaattgctatttaaaataaagaggtcgttctgtaaaagaattgcaaaatgtatccaagtaaatggtggacacgtcgaacatttattgtcacaggaagatgtgtttaatttctaattttttgttattgttaaaatattcgttttgaGCTTATATAAATATGTCAATAGAAGACAAACTacggtattaaattgttttcatataatctttgtgcttttttaacaatacaaaaaaattatgttgttacatgtcaacaagtagaaaaaatgagaatttaagttattgaattgaatttctcgaaaaccgttgctcctagcgacaccaataaggtataacttttttaactagaaaaggtaggggaacaaattttatgaggataaaatgacatacgccgtggcacaaaaaagtttaaatgacttaaatgactcctaattgtcgattgtggcaccccctagaagatacaccgaaatcgtcgataaatttgaattgatcatctccaaaaacccctatatacgaaatttcgtgaaattagcccgaactgttccagagatattaaagaaaatttgatttaatttttcaactttggcatcctttatctcagttattttcaacttttggtataatataaatttagctatattgcattatttttatgtcataaatccatcgtcgctctgtgtcccattacttaagactcgcCCTCTATACATTCGATCACGTTTGTAAGAAAGGTTAGGTAAGAAGAATCAATAATCAGGATGAAATCGATGAAAGAAACTAGAGAACTCTAGCATTGAAATTCTGAAAGTCTATGGGAGTtcgttttatattaaaatttaatatcaaatGTAGGTCAGCGCTTATTTGCGtgactttatttaaatattgagcAAGAACCGGGAAAATTAGGATTTATCACCCCCACGTGACCGAATTTAATTTGTCAGGTGatgaacatttaaattttctatggggaGTAAGTAAGCATCCTCTGGTGCGTCTGAGATATTGCCTTAAAAATTGTCTAGTTTGGAGTTTTTTCTATACACGTTTGAAAAGATCTCAGAATTTTACAAGTTTTAGAGCCTTTTGAGATTTGAAGCTGCAAAGTTTCTCCAAtcggttttaaattttctctcGAGGGTTTACCGaatgtttctaaaaaaattatttcgactgaaatttatttaaaaccttAAGCAGTTCTGTAAAATTCtcttaacaattttgattttttagtatcaaaattcttttaatctTCCCGAGATTATCGAAGCTTAGTGGTGATACAATGTTATGAATAAGGACCTTTTCGTTTTACTTCAAGTATGTAATCAGAATCACTTGAATTCCACATGTATTGCTCTTCACAGAAAATAAGAGTTTTCCCACCTTCCTTACTAGATCTAGCCCCAAGTGATTTTTTTCCCTAAACTAAAAGTTTCGTTGAGAGAATAGATAgtttcgtcaaatgaggagaCTATCACCTTcgtaaacatttatttttcagagaAAGACGTCAAGTACTATTTGAACGACTTAGAGAGATAGGAGCATCGCTGAGAGAGGTGTGTGGACTTATAAGaaactaagtaaaaaaataaggatACGTTTGAAGAAAGAACATCTCGTATTTTTGTTAGGTCGGGAACTTTTTAGACCCTCCTAGTAGAAATGGTTGTTTATAGATCTTGAGGGAAAATTGACtaatgatcaatttgacactgttCTATCAGAAATTTCCTCTGATGTGAAGGGTGTACCGGATATTCTCTGgtgttagtttttttctttttttcctgaGAGAAATACAGTTCGAGAAGTAGGCCTCAGAGATTCGTCATTCTATCACTCAGACATGTCTCAAGTTCCGCTCTGGAACGATCTTGACAAAATCCTCAAACCCCCCACACTCAAGAATATATTGAAGATGCCCTAGGGGATGAAGATGATTTATATCTTGTAAATGAAAGCATTCGCAGGTACTTATTGAATAAACAGAACGATAGTGACAATACCTCACTGATGAAATGGAAATAGACGGGGATAATGAACAATCCAGCTTTATATTGACACTAGCTTCACGTGCTTCTGTGCCTTTGTTATTTTGTCCTACGAAATATAAACTACAGGCACGTGGCCAATGAACTGTGGGCACgtagaaataaattatgggcatatgaaaaataatatggagGAGCGTATACAGTAAACTACGGGCACGAAGACATAAACTAGTAACACGTACGAAACAATGCTGTGGGGAAGTCCTTAAAGTCAGCAGAAAACAACATAATTACTTTtcgaaatattatttaaacttaTATTGAAGTAATGATATAAATACAGTATGTAAATGTAGTCTGGTATTgggaataaatatacagggtgtctctaaaaggtctgtacaaaattctaccacagatttctgaggtcaaaacatgacgatttaacccaatatACCTTAGTCGAAAAGTGGACGGtcttcgaaatacagggcgtcaaagtgaaaacaaaaaaaagcaaaaaaattaatttcttggttggtaatgctgctatctacacaaaatgtcgtatcgggcggtttttggggataagaaatcagaatccgtttccattttcgatgcacaatgtagagggcgttgtcagcgctcgatgaaccctctttaaaagggcataacttttttatcacccggtataaaatttatttatgactaaacttgtgttttcctacatttcttaatgaaaaaaggtctcttgttaaaaatctctacgaggcttccttcttgagatatttgaagcttaaagttcgctgcatgtcttgaacgataattttaatgtactacatatctattcttacagttggatcgaaaaaaatcaaaacttaaaaataggttacaaattacttgaaaacatagataccaaacataaacacgaaaaaattatacttttagtagatgttcgaaatgaccaccattgacttgcatacaaagattaatccgacgcaagaaattaaaatgtattctaTCCATCAATTCTTCGTCGTTCTTTGAAATGTatactgcattttgaattcgtccccatagttcctcttcactatttatggccgtgaagtataccatggactttaagagtcccccataaaaaataatccatcggagttaaatccggtgagcgcggtggccatggtaccggagcatcatttcctctacctATCCATCCTCGTgggtactgttgatttaaatagttgcgcacatttatagtaaaatgtggcagagcaccgtcgtgcataaaccacatatctTGCCGAAGTTCTAAAGGAAgatcttccaataattctggcattgtactttgaatatgttccaaataacttccaCCACTTAATCGGGGCGGCAAAATGACaggaccaataataaaattgtcaattattcctgcccacacattaatcttaaatttatgttgataatgtaccaccaactgtaagaatagatatgtagtacattaaaattgttgttcaagacatgcagcaaactttaagcttcaaatatctcaagaaggaagcctcatagagatttttaacaagagacattttttccttaagaaatgtaggaaaacacaagtttagtcataaataaattttataccgggtgataaaaaagttatgcccttttaaagagggttcatcgagcgctgacaacgtcCTCTACATTgtacatcgaaaatgtaaacggatcctgatttcttatccccaaaaaccgcccgatacgacattttgtgtagatagcagcattaccaaccaagaaattaatttttttgctttttttgttttcactttgacgtccTGTATTTCGAAGACCGTCCACTTTTCgattaaggtaaattgggttaaatcgtcatgttttgacctcaaaaatgtagtagaattttgtacagaccttttagagacaccctgtatagttgaattatcttgaaaactgcagttgatcaattttatttcgagAATAGcgattgaattatttttcatgagtTGGAAGTattgtataaatttaatttaaataatttcaaaatttttgtattaggTATGTAACCTTCACAAAAAATCAGAAGCTTTAAGGAGTGTcctaaaaaattctaatgcTGTAGACAAATTTCCGGTATAAAGCTAAAAAATGATCTTTAAAGTCTTACTCAAATACTAGGAAATTAATACGTAACGCTTAGATGGGAAAAATTATCCTGCAAATTGCAGTAAATCCGATTTTGAGGTATGTAaaatgatagaaaatattccaataaaaaaaatttcaaaaattgcaataattgtcttaaaaatcttatttcGTAACTCTGGGCGctccatataatttttgattactcttccaaaaaatttttaagtaaatattgcTATGGAAAACTCTAAAATGACCACACTTTCTGTATTTCGGCAAtctttctcatattttatctGTCGAAATGGACGTTTCATATCTTTTTTTGATCTActttaatgaagaaaaactattaaaactcTCTATAAATTCTATGGATAATTTTGTCTGAAATCAATGCACAATCAAATCATCTTAAATATTGTTGaaagtcaatttttagattaacAGGGAAGGGAAATCTTTTTACAGTAGAAGATGTCTACACTTTTTTCACTTCTCAAACTTTAGCTGCGATGTAAAATCGCTTTTAATTTCTGAGATACGTTGTCGCTTTGATtgatgaaaacattttgacctattttcttaattttcaaagtgcaGTAAGCATCTTCTCAATGCAGCCTGGGAGACATTGAGTCAGGTGCGcgtttattaaagaaaaaatcgaattccgaaataaattattattagttgaGATTTTTCTTCCTTCACTAACGATTTCATTGCACTTATCATGATTTAAATCACACGGCTGCCTTTACTTAGCGATATCAAGCAATTTCCGCCTTTTAGTAATAGATGAACGTCGTATTCCTTATATAGCTGTTGTATCTTAGTTTTGCCAGCTTCTTTCTTATCACTTGCACTACCCACGTCATAATGTGAATTATGATGATCACAACCAGAATAAAGGCTGCATACTTGCAAGTAAAACCTATGTTGTCCCATTTCAATATGGGGTAAATGTATGGACTGCCATTGCTGCAACAAATATGATTAgacaaaaatgtataattcttaattttatgttatgcCTGTCAAGTCCACCGCACGCGTAATAGATTCCAGTGAAAGTTAAATATATAACAGCAAACACAATAGGATACAAAAAGTGCAATATCCGAATGGGATGCGCCACAATGCACAGGTCAAAGAACATGAGAATCGAGTTCATTCCATGAGCCATGAAGTTCATTGTTGACCATACCCCAGctaaaataaaaccatttagtTCCAAAATCAAATGCTCAGTTTGGCCAATTTACTTTGGTAAATTAAAGTCCAGTAGATCAAAGTAATAGTAAATGCTATGGTAGTAGCCATAATATTCAGCATCCAGTAGAACCAATACAACTTCAGAACTGCGACAGCTGCTTTCGGGTTATCCAATATCTGTATTGATATTATAGTATAAAATATCATAATAAAGGCAAGTAGGGATTGCAGGGTGCAAATAGATAGTCCCCAGTTGGTCATGTAGATTAGCCATGTTCGCTTTGCGTGATCTGCAGCCAGCACGTAGGTCAGGATGGTTATGGTGACAAAGGAGATGAAGATGGCAGTTCTTAGGAGTAGATAAATAATGCTTGGACGGTCGTGATCTATTTGccactgaaaatttttaatgcctCGCGATCATAATTTATCATGTAATCAGTTAAATGAGGTAATCAAAGAGTTTTCGTGAAGGTTGAATAGTTGCGATTAGGACGATTCACAAAAACTcaatcatatttattattacttgaAATCGCTTTGATAAAAATAGTAGTTACGATATTTCATTATGATGGCATATTAAAGTTAGATGGAAAGGAGACGAACTCACCTGTGAAGTTATGAAGATTTGTGGATTGCTGTGTGTCAGTTTAATGTTCAAGTGGTCCCTCCATCCTAGTTTGTTCATTTTCTCGTTTATCTATTTAATTGAGTAGAAGATAATAAACTATGTACATGTAAACAATCATATTTCTTATAGCCGCAAAAAGatcaatattaaaatcatGCAAACAACTTTATAAGTAACAAATCACGTAATTCTTCTACATAGGCAAAATGTTACTTACCGTATATATCAAAAAAGTCATTTAGCTGTCCCTCTCCAGTAAATTCCAGTGACACCACTTATTATCTAATGatgattttaatgattttcatATAATCATTGTTCTGTACGGTTACCCATGTGGCTGAAATGTATACTGATATGATTTCCTTATCGATGAATTTGGAAACACAGTCCAAACATACTTCTCGAATGTCTTATCTAACGATAATCGGTTGTGACTATGGGGAATAGAGATATAGCAAGAATTTGGCAATACAGTGGGGTCATACGGTAAAAATAGTtccactttaaaaaaaatatattataatacaTATTTCTTTGCATAGATtcgtttgttttattgttccCCGCAAGAAAATGCTTATAAAGTTCAAgttggaaaaattgttttcaagatattgaaaagtgttttgtGAGGTAATAAATGGTCATTGTGGCTACAAAATATCtgacctttaaaaaattgaaaaactgcctttttggaaaacaaaaaaaaatgcatgtaTATTTTAGCATTAAATGTGACAGTTTTATATTGGGATTTGTTCtacaaaatttatgttgtgTTGGCATCAGGTGCCTGACGCAAACATAAACTAAAACcctaaatttataaaatcccAGATGATTTTAAATGTACTTTCTGTTGACACTACACcgaaaaaatagtaattttcgTATCGTTTTTCCCTTGCTCGGAAAGTTTACAGccgaaaaacattttttagataCACATGAAGTTCATAAGGattgaaaaacaacaaaatggaatttaTGTA carries:
- the LOC136343300 gene encoding protein rolling stone-like isoform X2 — protein: MTFLIYTINEKMNKLGWRDHLNIKLTHSNPQIFITSQILDNPKAAVAVLKLYWFYWMLNIMATTIAFTITLIYWTLIYQTGVWSTMNFMAHGMNSILMFFDLCIVAHPIRILHFLYPIVFAVIYLTFTGIYYACGGLDSNGSPYIYPILKWDNIGFTCKYAAFILVVIIIIHIMTWVVQVIRKKLAKLRYNSYIRNTTFIYY
- the LOC136343300 gene encoding protein rolling stone-like isoform X1; the protein is MTFLIYTINEKMNKLGWRDHLNIKLTHSNPQIFITSQWQIDHDRPSIIYLLLRTAIFISFVTITILTYVLAADHAKRTWLIYMTNWGLSICTLQSLLAFIMIFYTIISIQILDNPKAAVAVLKLYWFYWMLNIMATTIAFTITLIYWTLIYQTGVWSTMNFMAHGMNSILMFFDLCIVAHPIRILHFLYPIVFAVIYLTFTGIYYACGGLDSNGSPYIYPILKWDNIGFTCKYAAFILVVIIIIHIMTWVVQVIRKKLAKLRYNSYIRNTTFIYY